The following coding sequences are from one Daphnia magna isolate NIES unplaced genomic scaffold, ASM2063170v1.1 Dm_contigs021, whole genome shotgun sequence window:
- the LOC116933451 gene encoding uncharacterized protein LOC116933451, with translation MANVVKCSMCPMLISSENPSTFFDHVRLNHRNTGKFHVVCKYPDCLDEYNLYISFKRHWYKNHGRRALVTVPNHPLVNHDRDGQLLEAVNDNIQIENLYRDNNIPDVQHNSHHHVIEKSLLSVNDNDEILERCEETIEPVDEHRDSTSENSTIMLQNPHREIQLVKNAAPDDGDFGDLECWEAGILLLLRQRYFLPFDALQEVSVAIHEYYEMKLEKLKEKLSALLKGNPVIGSQEFQDTFLHLRYEEELTRHRIEASWKKYFPCIIPKSF, from the exons ATGGCTAACGTTGTGAAGTGCTCTATGTGTCCTATGTTAATATCGAGTGAAAATCCCTCTACGTTTTTTGACCACGTCAGATTAAATCACAGGAATACTGGAAAGTTTCATGTTGTTTGTAAATATCCTGACTGTCTTGACGAGTACAATTTGTACATTTCCTTCAAACGTCACTGGTACAAAAACCATGGTCGTCGTGCATTAGTAACCGTTCCAAACCATCCACTTGTGAATCATGATAGAG ATGGGCAGCTGCTGGAAGCAGTTAACGATAACATTCAAATTGAGAATCTTTACAGAGACAACAACATACCTGATGTACAACACAACTCTCATCATCATGTGATTGAAAAAAGTCTGCTGTCAGTCAATGATAATG atgaaattCTGGAAAGATGTGAAGAAACAATTGAGCCAGTTGATGAGCACAGAGATAGCACATCAGAGAATTCTACAATTATGCTACAAAATCCTCATCGGGAAATTCAATTGGTGAAAAATGCTGCACCTGATGATGGGGACTTTGGAGATTTGGAATGCTGGGAAGCTGGTATATTACTTTTGCTAAGGCAACGGTACTTTCTCCCCTTTGATGCCTTGCAAGAAGTATCAGTAGCCATACACGAGTATTATGAAATgaaattagaaaaattaaag GAAAAATTAAGTGCTTTATTGAAGGGGAACCCCGTTATTGGAAGTCAAGAGTTCCAAGACACGTTCCTTCACCTTCGTTACGAGGAAGAGTTGACGCGCCACCGGATAGAAGCTTCATGGAAGAAATATTTCCCATGCATTATACCGAAGTCATTTTAA